One genomic region from Siniperca chuatsi isolate FFG_IHB_CAS linkage group LG18, ASM2008510v1, whole genome shotgun sequence encodes:
- the LOC122865672 gene encoding substance-P receptor-like isoform X4, protein MVVIWIILAHKRMRTVTNYFLVNLAFAEAAMSAFNTVINFAYAVHNEWYFGLVYCRFHNFFPIAAVFASIYSMTAIALDRAVTAILLLSSSPPFLCDCILENQISMAPVYMAIIHPLQQRLTSTETRVVMGVIWMLALLLAFPQYYYSSTALLPGRTVCYIDWPEYATVDFKKIYYVCVTLLIYFLPLCIMGCAYTTVGVTLWASEIPGDSSEHYKEQLFAKRKVVKMMIVVVCTFAVCWLPYHIYFLLHQFFPDLFEQRYIQQVYLAIMWLAMSSTMYNPIIYYCLNSRFRAGFQQVFCCCAPNVAKKELELKSPRYLQTQVSIYRASRMETVVSTAVDPAAAEQRRAELPSCSEGQPHVEVTSNGSETFTKSPNSPSH, encoded by the exons GTGAACCTGGCCTTTGCCGAGGCCGCCATGTCAGCATTCAACACAGTGATCAACTTTGCCTACGCTGTTCACAACGAGTGGTACTTTGGTTTGGTTTACTGCCGCTTCCACAACTTCTTCCCCATTGCAGCCGTATTTGCCAGCATTTACTCCATGACGGCCATAGCTCTGGACAG GGCTGTGACAGCAATATTGCTGTTGTCCTCATCTCCACCTTTTCTCTGCGACTGTATACTAGAAAACCAAATCAGCATGGCCCCtgt atACATGGCGATCATCCATCCCCTGCAGCAGAGGCTGACTTCTACAGAGACCCGTGTGGTGATGGGTGTGATCTGGATGCTGGCTCTGCTTCTAGCCTTTCCTCAGTACTACTACTCGTCCACTGCCCTGCTGCCTGGACGCACAGTCTGCTACATAGACTGGCCTGAATACGCCACTGTGGACTTCAAAAAGAT atactatgtgtgtgtgacactgcTGATTTACTTCCTGCCCCTTTGCATTATGGGATGTGCGTACACAACCGTGGGTGTCACCCTCTGGGCAAGTGAGATTCCTGGAGACTCCTCCGAACACTACAAAGAACAGCTTTTTGCCAAACGCAAG GTGGTGAAGATGATGATCGTGGTTGTGTGTACATTCGCTGTCTGCTGGCTGCCCTATCATATCTACTTCTTACTGCACCAGTTCTTCCCCGATTTATTCGAACAGCGCTACATCCAACAGGTCTACCTGGCCATCATGTGGCTGGCCATGAGCTCCACCATGTATAACCCAATCATCTACTACTGCCTCAACAGCAG GTTCAGAGCTGGTTTTCAGCAGGTGTTTTGTTGCTGTGCTCCCAATGTCGCCAAAAAGGAGCTAGAGCTCAAATCACCACGCTACCTGCAAACCCAG GTGAGCATATACCGAGCCAGTCGGATGGAGACCGTCGTTTCCACAGCCGTCGATCCTGCAGCAGCGGAGCAGAGAAGGGCAGAGCTGCCGTCCTGCAGTGAGGGCCAGCCTCATGTGGAGGTCACATCCAACGGCTCAGAGACGTTTACCAAGAGCCCGAACAGTCCCTCGCACTAG
- the LOC122865672 gene encoding substance-P receptor-like isoform X1, whose product MDPLYNATECNATNGTNASVNCSDGFNQFIQPVWQITLWAVAYCSIVAVSVVGNMVVIWIILAHKRMRTVTNYFLVNLAFAEAAMSAFNTVINFAYAVHNEWYFGLVYCRFHNFFPIAAVFASIYSMTAIALDRAVTAILLLSSSPPFLCDCILENQISMAPVYMAIIHPLQQRLTSTETRVVMGVIWMLALLLAFPQYYYSSTALLPGRTVCYIDWPEYATVDFKKIYYVCVTLLIYFLPLCIMGCAYTTVGVTLWASEIPGDSSEHYKEQLFAKRKVVKMMIVVVCTFAVCWLPYHIYFLLHQFFPDLFEQRYIQQVYLAIMWLAMSSTMYNPIIYYCLNSRFRAGFQQVFCCCAPNVAKKELELKSPRYLQTQVSIYRASRMETVVSTAVDPAAAEQRRAELPSCSEGQPHVEVTSNGSETFTKSPNSPSH is encoded by the exons ATGGACCCGCTCTACAATGCCACCGAGTGTAACGCCACTAACGGGACAAACGCCTCCGTTAACTGCAGCGACGGCTTCAACCAGTTCATCCAGCCGGTGTGGCAGATCACACTCTGGGCTGTCGCGTATTGCAGCATCGTTGCGGTGTCTGTGGTTGGTAACATGGTGGTCATCTGGATTATTCTGGCGCATAAGCGCATGAGGACCGTCACCAATTACTTTCTG GTGAACCTGGCCTTTGCCGAGGCCGCCATGTCAGCATTCAACACAGTGATCAACTTTGCCTACGCTGTTCACAACGAGTGGTACTTTGGTTTGGTTTACTGCCGCTTCCACAACTTCTTCCCCATTGCAGCCGTATTTGCCAGCATTTACTCCATGACGGCCATAGCTCTGGACAG GGCTGTGACAGCAATATTGCTGTTGTCCTCATCTCCACCTTTTCTCTGCGACTGTATACTAGAAAACCAAATCAGCATGGCCCCtgt atACATGGCGATCATCCATCCCCTGCAGCAGAGGCTGACTTCTACAGAGACCCGTGTGGTGATGGGTGTGATCTGGATGCTGGCTCTGCTTCTAGCCTTTCCTCAGTACTACTACTCGTCCACTGCCCTGCTGCCTGGACGCACAGTCTGCTACATAGACTGGCCTGAATACGCCACTGTGGACTTCAAAAAGAT atactatgtgtgtgtgacactgcTGATTTACTTCCTGCCCCTTTGCATTATGGGATGTGCGTACACAACCGTGGGTGTCACCCTCTGGGCAAGTGAGATTCCTGGAGACTCCTCCGAACACTACAAAGAACAGCTTTTTGCCAAACGCAAG GTGGTGAAGATGATGATCGTGGTTGTGTGTACATTCGCTGTCTGCTGGCTGCCCTATCATATCTACTTCTTACTGCACCAGTTCTTCCCCGATTTATTCGAACAGCGCTACATCCAACAGGTCTACCTGGCCATCATGTGGCTGGCCATGAGCTCCACCATGTATAACCCAATCATCTACTACTGCCTCAACAGCAG GTTCAGAGCTGGTTTTCAGCAGGTGTTTTGTTGCTGTGCTCCCAATGTCGCCAAAAAGGAGCTAGAGCTCAAATCACCACGCTACCTGCAAACCCAG GTGAGCATATACCGAGCCAGTCGGATGGAGACCGTCGTTTCCACAGCCGTCGATCCTGCAGCAGCGGAGCAGAGAAGGGCAGAGCTGCCGTCCTGCAGTGAGGGCCAGCCTCATGTGGAGGTCACATCCAACGGCTCAGAGACGTTTACCAAGAGCCCGAACAGTCCCTCGCACTAG
- the LOC122865672 gene encoding substance-P receptor-like isoform X3, whose translation MDPLYNATECNATNGTNASVNCSDGFNQFIQPVWQITLWAVAYCSIVAVSVVGNMVVIWIILAHKRMRTVTNYFLVNLAFAEAAMSAFNTVINFAYAVHNEWYFGLVYCRFHNFFPIAAVFASIYSMTAIALDRYMAIIHPLQQRLTSTETRVVMGVIWMLALLLAFPQYYYSSTALLPGRTVCYIDWPEYATVDFKKIYYVCVTLLIYFLPLCIMGCAYTTVGVTLWASEIPGDSSEHYKEQLFAKRKVVKMMIVVVCTFAVCWLPYHIYFLLHQFFPDLFEQRYIQQVYLAIMWLAMSSTMYNPIIYYCLNSRFRAGFQQVFCCCAPNVAKKELELKSPRYLQTQVSIYRASRMETVVSTAVDPAAAEQRRAELPSCSEGQPHVEVTSNGSETFTKSPNSPSH comes from the exons ATGGACCCGCTCTACAATGCCACCGAGTGTAACGCCACTAACGGGACAAACGCCTCCGTTAACTGCAGCGACGGCTTCAACCAGTTCATCCAGCCGGTGTGGCAGATCACACTCTGGGCTGTCGCGTATTGCAGCATCGTTGCGGTGTCTGTGGTTGGTAACATGGTGGTCATCTGGATTATTCTGGCGCATAAGCGCATGAGGACCGTCACCAATTACTTTCTG GTGAACCTGGCCTTTGCCGAGGCCGCCATGTCAGCATTCAACACAGTGATCAACTTTGCCTACGCTGTTCACAACGAGTGGTACTTTGGTTTGGTTTACTGCCGCTTCCACAACTTCTTCCCCATTGCAGCCGTATTTGCCAGCATTTACTCCATGACGGCCATAGCTCTGGACAG atACATGGCGATCATCCATCCCCTGCAGCAGAGGCTGACTTCTACAGAGACCCGTGTGGTGATGGGTGTGATCTGGATGCTGGCTCTGCTTCTAGCCTTTCCTCAGTACTACTACTCGTCCACTGCCCTGCTGCCTGGACGCACAGTCTGCTACATAGACTGGCCTGAATACGCCACTGTGGACTTCAAAAAGAT atactatgtgtgtgtgacactgcTGATTTACTTCCTGCCCCTTTGCATTATGGGATGTGCGTACACAACCGTGGGTGTCACCCTCTGGGCAAGTGAGATTCCTGGAGACTCCTCCGAACACTACAAAGAACAGCTTTTTGCCAAACGCAAG GTGGTGAAGATGATGATCGTGGTTGTGTGTACATTCGCTGTCTGCTGGCTGCCCTATCATATCTACTTCTTACTGCACCAGTTCTTCCCCGATTTATTCGAACAGCGCTACATCCAACAGGTCTACCTGGCCATCATGTGGCTGGCCATGAGCTCCACCATGTATAACCCAATCATCTACTACTGCCTCAACAGCAG GTTCAGAGCTGGTTTTCAGCAGGTGTTTTGTTGCTGTGCTCCCAATGTCGCCAAAAAGGAGCTAGAGCTCAAATCACCACGCTACCTGCAAACCCAG GTGAGCATATACCGAGCCAGTCGGATGGAGACCGTCGTTTCCACAGCCGTCGATCCTGCAGCAGCGGAGCAGAGAAGGGCAGAGCTGCCGTCCTGCAGTGAGGGCCAGCCTCATGTGGAGGTCACATCCAACGGCTCAGAGACGTTTACCAAGAGCCCGAACAGTCCCTCGCACTAG
- the LOC122865672 gene encoding substance-P receptor-like isoform X5: MSAFNTVINFAYAVHNEWYFGLVYCRFHNFFPIAAVFASIYSMTAIALDRAVTAILLLSSSPPFLCDCILENQISMAPVYMAIIHPLQQRLTSTETRVVMGVIWMLALLLAFPQYYYSSTALLPGRTVCYIDWPEYATVDFKKIYYVCVTLLIYFLPLCIMGCAYTTVGVTLWASEIPGDSSEHYKEQLFAKRKVVKMMIVVVCTFAVCWLPYHIYFLLHQFFPDLFEQRYIQQVYLAIMWLAMSSTMYNPIIYYCLNSRFRAGFQQVFCCCAPNVAKKELELKSPRYLQTQVSIYRASRMETVVSTAVDPAAAEQRRAELPSCSEGQPHVEVTSNGSETFTKSPNSPSH; this comes from the exons ATGTCAGCATTCAACACAGTGATCAACTTTGCCTACGCTGTTCACAACGAGTGGTACTTTGGTTTGGTTTACTGCCGCTTCCACAACTTCTTCCCCATTGCAGCCGTATTTGCCAGCATTTACTCCATGACGGCCATAGCTCTGGACAG GGCTGTGACAGCAATATTGCTGTTGTCCTCATCTCCACCTTTTCTCTGCGACTGTATACTAGAAAACCAAATCAGCATGGCCCCtgt atACATGGCGATCATCCATCCCCTGCAGCAGAGGCTGACTTCTACAGAGACCCGTGTGGTGATGGGTGTGATCTGGATGCTGGCTCTGCTTCTAGCCTTTCCTCAGTACTACTACTCGTCCACTGCCCTGCTGCCTGGACGCACAGTCTGCTACATAGACTGGCCTGAATACGCCACTGTGGACTTCAAAAAGAT atactatgtgtgtgtgacactgcTGATTTACTTCCTGCCCCTTTGCATTATGGGATGTGCGTACACAACCGTGGGTGTCACCCTCTGGGCAAGTGAGATTCCTGGAGACTCCTCCGAACACTACAAAGAACAGCTTTTTGCCAAACGCAAG GTGGTGAAGATGATGATCGTGGTTGTGTGTACATTCGCTGTCTGCTGGCTGCCCTATCATATCTACTTCTTACTGCACCAGTTCTTCCCCGATTTATTCGAACAGCGCTACATCCAACAGGTCTACCTGGCCATCATGTGGCTGGCCATGAGCTCCACCATGTATAACCCAATCATCTACTACTGCCTCAACAGCAG GTTCAGAGCTGGTTTTCAGCAGGTGTTTTGTTGCTGTGCTCCCAATGTCGCCAAAAAGGAGCTAGAGCTCAAATCACCACGCTACCTGCAAACCCAG GTGAGCATATACCGAGCCAGTCGGATGGAGACCGTCGTTTCCACAGCCGTCGATCCTGCAGCAGCGGAGCAGAGAAGGGCAGAGCTGCCGTCCTGCAGTGAGGGCCAGCCTCATGTGGAGGTCACATCCAACGGCTCAGAGACGTTTACCAAGAGCCCGAACAGTCCCTCGCACTAG